tcccaccctacccccgggaatcatgattttcacaactttgaatctacacttcttgaggatgcttccacacaagtttcagcttttcagtctgattagtttctgagaagatgttaaaagatttaccctatatattcctatgtaaaacttcgagcccctATTGTGGaatcaccctacccctgggggtcatgattttcacaactttgaatctacactacctgaggatgcttccacacaagtttcagctttcctggctttatggttcttgagaagaaaatttttgaaaattactcgaaatttttcattaatttctaattatctccccttgaaaaagggtgtggcccttaattttcacaactttgaattccctttgcctaaggatgatttgtgctaagtttggttgaaattggcccagtagttcttgagaagatgttaaaaatgtgaaaagtttacggacaggcaggcggacggacagacggacgacagacaaaatgtgatcataaaagctcaagtgagctaaaaacgCATCAGTATTGCCAAATGATTTTGTCAGTATCGTTTTACGTGTTTTCAGTAAAGTGCATTGGTTTTGGGGAAGGATGGGTTGAAAATGTTGAACTATGTTATGTCCCACATGCTTATGATAATAATTCCTGATAATTATAGCATAATCCGAGCATAATATAGTTTATCCGAGCCTAAATGCTAGGAAATATGtgtgttttaaactttttaaagatacaATATGGTCATGAAGACAAGtactaaatatgaaaattgtcTCTGCTTGACGAAATCCGGATTCAGATATTGGATTAAATATTACACGTATATTGATTTGTAGgtgtttttctatattttagttGTTTAACATAAAGTTTGTCACTTAGTTTATCATAAAATTAAGCACGGACACACAAGTTTGTTTTCAAACATCATTTAAAGAATTCATATGTCAAATCAAATACACCTGTAGCCTAATCCACTATCTAGATTTTGACCTCCAATTTTGGTAGTTCTTGATCTACTGCTCTAAAAATTTCATGCTCTATTATTgtctaaaaataaatcaaagataTAATTCTAACGACTTTTGTGAAATATTGTTGACCGGATGACGAACTTACTAATATTTTTAAGGTTGAAATTTTATAGGCTGATTTTTGTTGCATAGTGTCTAAAAGTTTATGTTCgaaaaagttttacttttgatcgtctttaaaaaaatcatgaaataattttaatttcccAAACAAAATCACCAAAAAACTAGGTATATGCTGATACAAACCAAATATCGTATCGACTTGACTACAACATACATCACATTTAGTGCCATCATAATTTCTTTTGTCCATTTGCAACAAAATACcatcacactttttttttttataaaaaatcatttaatagattagaaaaaaagttactattttaaaatatttgtttcatcttttttatacaaatattatCAAATGGATACTCTATGTTCTcatatttaattcattaaaacgCCAAAGAATCAATGgcttataaaacaaattaacgAATCATTTTATCTGAAGAGCAGCTATCAGTGCATGGTAAATGATTGCGGGCCAGAAAAGATCCAATCTTCCAAACACATTTCATCATCAATGCTTTATTGGATGAATTATCAGAGAATTTCTATAAGGGAAACTAATTGATATCGTAGTCATTCCGAACTAGaaaatcgtaaaaaaaaaattggctacGAATATGCACATGTtcgtatatatttaaaaaatactttgaattaTGCTGAGAACTAAATAAGTTACCCATATTAAAGTTACAACCTCCTTAAATACCTCAAACCCCTTTTCATTGCTcatggaaataaaatattataaatctgTTTAATTTCTACATTTATCACCATCAAGTAAGCAACTACTTGTATTCCATTGATCCTGTATTGGGCTGCATTAATACAGGCACATCTATTAAATACTTGAAAGATGTAAAGTTTTCAAATCTTGcttttgttttctgtatttCTAAAAAGTTATATTaagatacaatacaatattagtGTAAAATGTTGTTCACCGGTTAAgaggaaaaagaattttttaaaacctcttCCCCAACGATGTCTACAtcgactttaaaaaaaaaatcaaatacttaATTTACTTCTGAAACATATTGATACTACCTTGAGTATccaaaatgtttgaataatgtcatttttaaaacatctgaTGCTATCATTTTATAGAGAGGACTTTATTTTTTAACGCATCTGTCTGTCGAACGttagatcatgagttcgaatcctaCTCAAGCTGTTGTTCACATTAATTAAATTTCTAATACCCCCACCACAAGTGCTTCGATTACAATCATAAGACAAACTGTAACAAGCCCCATTTTCCGCACATACACTGCTGCCTTAATTGCAATGGTACCCATCCATCTATGATGTGCAACACTGCTAAACCAACACATTCAATTAACTCCTTTCGGGCATCCACTCCAGTCCGCAACAACTCTTACGCAACATTCAGGTCTCAGACACCAGCTCACCAAACACGCACCAACTAACCGTGGGCAGGAAATCCTCGTCAACCCCAAAGACACGAGAATTCAACGTAAAGGGAAAATTATCTTTTCGTTATGTACTGAGTACGGGATAATTATGTAAGTATTTTGAATAATCTATCATATTGAAGTAATTATGAACGTACTGTACTTGATACCGTACATATCTAACCGTCAATAAACTtccaaaacaacaaaaaattaacaattttctttttttcagcgTTTCAGTTTCCTCAGCGTTTTATTCTGATAACTAAAATCACCTTTAGCTTTACAGAAACAGTTCACGATACTCATAATTCTTTGTCGAacacttttgtaaaaaaaaaatcgaatagaTATTTTTAGGTCTTGAAATCATTTAATCTAAATCAAACCtataaacaaatgataatttatttcaaaacaaatactttgatttttacgCCATTAAATTCTTAGTCATATTAGAATAATTTTTGATTCAGCTATTTTATCAGCattctttggatttttttcaaattagggTGCTGTTATTGCactgttaattttttgttataatttttttttcatttatttgaatgtatttcataattaaaagaTGCAGTTCAAGACACGAtacaaaaatacacaaaatgtcTTTGTCAAAATCCTTTGAAGAGAAGCTTAACAAGTAATTGATCCTTTAACAATCTACATATACACGTAGAGATGgcatacatatattttagaCTGATAATAGTTCAGCTGTTTGTGAGGAAAATTGCCACTGATTGCATTTTAAATTCACGGGGTTTTTTTATGTatactttttataaaaagaaatggtTTGCAGTcttttttaaatgcttgcaTCAATTTTATTCCATTTCATTTCACGGACTGATATCACATTAAATAGCatctaaaaatgaatttttttaataaataacagCAAAAGATCAAAGTTGTACTTTTATcacatttattgtaaaaaaaaaatcaacaagtaATATAATTTAGCCAGATTCTAAGTATTTCAAATCATCAAAAGAAGCATCAGTATAAATCTCCGGTCAACATTGCACCAGTAATGATAAGCGTATAAGCTAATAGCTTCCAATGTAATAATACAGAATGCTAAACAAAGACGACATTCCTCATAGGTACCACATGagcaaaaataaagaaaatattagaGGTGAAGTTATAAAACATCTTACAGTAACTTCCTTAAAGATTTCCTGAATACAagctaaaataatattaatataaacaacatTAGTATTATTAACAATTACGAGACAAAACTAGTacaaccacaacaacaacaatattgACATCTACAATCACTAATTAAAATTGTAACACGTCTTTAACATGTGTAACATGGATTTTCTGCGTCTTCTTATGGGAAAAGAGAGAtgttaatttattcattaagtATCCGTAACctttatataaaaatcaaagataaaatttgtCATATTGTCATAtcggtattaaaaaaaaacaacacttgtTCATAATCAGAGCATTCACCATACATATAATGTGCTATTATACAGCTGTCAGGCATTTAGTTTACAACAGCATCGAAAACAAATTAGAAGACAAATAACACAGAGCCCTACCCTCATTAAGTGATAGAAGACGGAGGCAAACTGCTGTATTAATAattcaacaaataaaacaaacattttctaAACCTTTCCTTTCTGCGCCActcttgattttcttttttcataccAACGTTTTGAGATGGTTTTCCAGCAGAAGTTAATAACCCGAGTGAGATCACTCAGGACGATAAGACCGACGACTGTAGCAATGATAACGACGCTTATTGTACCACCGACGATGGAGGCGGACGGCCGCGGATCTACGGCGGAAGTCTTCTTCCGGATGGAGCTAGACAACGAGGATTTATTGACGGCGAGttcctttttcatttttttgatcTTCGTTAGTAACTTTGCCTCGTTTTTGATAATGACCAGATTCTTCATTCTTGAACAGGGACACATACACTCTACAATAGATGAAGACAAAGGTTTTACCGTCCGCATATATAATGTGTAGTATTTACGGTCCATGTTTAATGATAATAAGGTCtaacatatttaaatcaaattatgagGCGTGTGTAACATGATATtcagtatatatatgtatttgatatattaagTACTTAGTCGGTTTCAAAATATCACATATAGTCCGGTTTATTTTGCATCCTGTTAGcaataaatttgaattgaaagCATTTACTTAGAATagtgtaaaaattttgttttccttgcattttaaacattgataattaaatctgtttttaaaaacatgcgTTGTTATTTTGAGTTGATACCGTGGAtcttaataaatcaaaatagtatgtacagtatatattttttgtccACTATATTCTGAACAACAAATACATTTTCAGGATACCTCTATTATCGGGATGCTGATAAAGGACCaacatataaattcaaaatattatgctAATACCTCGCTGTTGATTAACGTGTAAGGTCGTTCCCACAGTACTTTGTACCCTGGAAAAAGTTTGCATACTGGTCTGAAGTATACTTGGTGAATCCGTTGCTGGTTGAGTAAACGTCTGTACACTGGTCTGCGATATTGTTGTATGATCCATATTTGTTAACTGAGTTGACGATAGGGTAGAAGTTTGGTCACTAGTCTGAGATACTTTTGATTGATACGTTGTAGTTGATTGGGTAGCAAGTTCTTCGTTAGTCTGAGACATTGGTAACAGATCCGTTGTTGTTGATTGGGTAGCAAGTTGTTCATAAGTCTGAAATACTGTTGTAAGATCCGTTGTTGTTGATTTAGATGTGATTTGTTCACTAGTCTGAGATACAGTTATGTGATTCTTTGTTGTTAAATGGTCAGTATTTTTTTCACTAGTCTGATATTTTGTTGATAGAtccgttgttgttgttgttattgttgaTAGAGTTGAGGTATGTACAAGCGGTTTCGAGGTCTGttctgaaattttgaatttaaactaGATGTTTTCACAAAGCTTGATTTGAAAGAATTGATTTTAAACCTTCAAACTTGAGGACACAGACGATGAATGaagaataaatttcattttcgaTTGATAACGTGATAGACTTTAATAGTTTATTTAATTCTAGTACATCACATAAATTTACCTTTGTTAAATAATAGTTTTCAggataataatttaaaagtcaCTCTGTGAATTTTGCAAGCAATAGTACATTAACTCTTAGTGGTAATACACTGACACTCTGAACACTTACCTGTTGTAAGTGTTATGTTGTACCGTTGTGAACAGAGGGCAGGGTACGAGAGAAAGAGTGAACACGGTGTGTCATACCATTTTCCTGATATAATCATTACACAGTCACAACCATTCCTAAGTCCACAATACAATGATATTGCATTGTTAGGTTCACCCGATGCCCAGTTTGTATAATTTACTGTTTCATTTAACATgttttcaaaattcccttctTCATTCATGTCATTTACACCGATCCAAATCCTTGTCCAATAATTCTGGTTGTTTTCAAGCCACTTTCTAGTAGATAAGAAGAATGAATGAAATAGATGAGGCATTTTCCTTTAAACATAATATAATAAGCCACAAATATAAGTTAACCTTCCAAAGACTTGCGAATCCTAATAATTGCTGAACTAGGTTGtctacaattatttttttaacgaaCAATTTAAAACCTACTACCGATAAGTCGACGAACCTTTAAAATACAGACAAAaagtttgtaaacaaaaatttggAAGTTGTTGATTATTTGGTAATGTTTCCTACCAACTGTAAATCAGGCCAATTTTGTTGTTCTGTGTCCATTCAAGATAGAAAGTGCGTTACCAATTGTTAGAAAGGTTTCAtaacttgttttaatataatagtCAGGTTTTATACATAACAAAGGATATGaataacttttcaaaaagttaACGATTACATGCTTTTCTAcatggaataaaaatattttcttaataaattaaTTCACTTTATTTCTGTCTGTGCCGACTGGTCCGGAATCTCGGCCAGCATCCCACCGTCATTTTGACAGTGTTTATGTGCATCGGCGAAACTCGTGAACCCAGACACCGTCCAATAACATCGGCCGCTAACATGTAAGACATCAGGATCGTAAACAAGCAGGCATTTGTCTGTCAAAGATAAATAACATTGTATGACatcaaatgaatgaaatatttagtAATTCCtgctaatgatcaaccaaatgCCCATGGTCAGCTGTCAATATTACAAACTGTGTCGAAAGATACAAGTTCGAGTGATTTATTCcgattatttttatataaatttagaaAAGTTTAGTGTAACGttgttttcttttactaaatatGAAGTGTGTCtttcaatacaatgtatataattttcCGTTGCAATCCTTTTAATTAAGTTACATTAAGAATAGAGTGTAATGCAgcatgtggttttttttaggtGATATTACATGTTGTTTATCATTATCAAAAACGTTTAATCACagcaaataaaaatgcattagtTATTCTTCTCATCATTTCTTGCTTGATTGATTGCTAAGATCATCCTTAGCAGCGCTTTGTGAGAAGCTTGACATACATACAATGAATCGGATAAGGAAATAAATTGTAAGGTATTCAAATGTTGAAAAACGAAGACCACATATTCTCtctgtttgaaattaaatggtTGCCGACTATTACATGAACAAAAAGGTTAGGTGTAGCAACATCTTGTTGACAGCAGAAATTGTTGACATCATTTGCTCTCTGTGCCAAAGTTGGTACAAATTTTATACTGATTAAACCTAGATATTGTTTACTGTTTACAGTTTGGACATTACTATCCGAATCTTCATGGAAATGTGGATCGATACCTCCCTATGCTTTAAAGGTATTCTAAACAATGATCTTTAATCCATATATTTCCTTCTTAACAAagattagcttttctgtcaacaAAAGTaggaaatcattttattcacagaagcatttgaaaaaaagttggCATCATCTGAAGACTTTGCgattaatttattttgcaatttaccGAACATACACTGGTTCGCGGCACTTACTTTGACGATTAAGCCTTTTTAGAACGAACAATAATCAACAACTGTatacttttgttaaaaaatatttaatatctgCACCATGTTGTTATTTCACCCTAACTGTAGTAAGCTATTCTTATCACATAGTGTTATTTGGCACCGGACCATATTTTAAATGTAGTTAGCTAACGGACTACGTGTACAGTCATATTacctgaatttttttaaattaaatacgACAGCAAGTGTTTTATGTTTTACTATCAAGATATggctattttgaaattttgtattATGATTTCCTTACGAAACTATAAATTTGTCACACTCGAGTATCCATCTTGGGAATAAAATCTGCTTGTAATGTCGGATTTATCACATAAAGTATTAGTAATACAATATGAGGGCTAAATTTCTAATCAACGCATTCTGTATTCATTTGTGCTGCTTACAAAGTATTTTAAGTCCTATATTTAGTCACTTTTCGAACTGACTTTCATGCAAAATTTTGCACTTATCGTAATGGTAACTGTTTTACTGAAATTAAATCTCcattgtttaagaaaaatacgCCTATTCTATTCCATGACAAAGCAAAAATTATAAgtaatgtaaaaatgaaaattcaccATAGCAActacataaaaatttaaatcaatgatCAATGTGGTGATGGACATCGTGAGTTGGAGGTATGAGCGAATAAGAGAATACTGCAAACACATAAACCCACTGTGGAATAGCTATAGAAATAGATTTAATTATTCCATAGGTTATTGATCAATTGCAATAAGGGCTCACTAAGTAGTACAATGTATTCGGGAAgtgtatcaaaataaaatatcccTAGTTGACTGtaacatgtatttaattattcaaaatttaaatgtttccaattaaaaaaatgtctagAACGTCTGAGTCCGTACTTTTTTGGCCACCAACTCAGCCACGGACTagattctttttattttcatatcttatgcacaaatgttttttaaatattttttttgtgcaTGATTTACAGCCTTTAAATTGATTacaaagcaatatgagctgcaatttttatgttgatttttttttctcaaaaatatcattttgccctaaaatgagaaaaaatatcatcatGATGGTTATAACATTCCTTTTAGCTATATTTTTGTGAGAAAATCCATTATAATACTAAAATTAAACTATCGCGTTCTGTAccaaaattgatctgctatatattccttataagagaaatgacaaaaattaatgatattttaaaatcgtATTTACATATGTttcataaaagtttaatttatatgcagacttatcaaTATATCAGGTTTTTGCAACAaagtaaaattctaaaaaaaacgGCTTTTATATACCTTTAATGTTTGATTTATCAGGTAGCCTATTGTAA
This genomic window from Crassostrea angulata isolate pt1a10 chromosome 8, ASM2561291v2, whole genome shotgun sequence contains:
- the LOC128158029 gene encoding uncharacterized protein LOC128158029 isoform X1 encodes the protein MFSYILLGFTFLAVSRETLADKCLLVYDPDVLHVSGRCYWTVSGFTSFADAHKHCQNDGGMLAEIPDQSAQTEIKKWLENNQNYWTRIWIGVNDMNEEGNFENMLNETVNYTNWASGEPNNAISLYCGLRNGCDCVMIISGKWYDTPCSLFLSYPALCSQRYNITLTTEQTSKPLVHTSTLSTITTTTTDLSTKYQTSEKNTDHLTTKNHITVSQTSEQITSKSTTTDLTTVFQTYEQLATQSTTTDLLPMSQTNEELATQSTTTYQSKVSQTSDQTSTLSSTQLTNMDHTTISQTSVQTFTQPATDSPSILQTSMQTFSRVQSTVGTTLHVNQQRECMCPCSRMKNLVIIKNEAKLLTKIKKMKKELAVNKSSLSSSIRKKTSAVDPRPSASIVGGTISVVIIATVVGLIVLSDLTRVINFCWKTISKRWYEKRKSRVAQKGKV
- the LOC128158029 gene encoding uncharacterized protein LOC128158029 isoform X2, producing the protein MFFYIVLSFTFLAHFGETSDKCLLVYDPDVLHVSGRCYWTVSGFTSFADAHKHCQNDGGMLAEIPDQSAQTEIKKWLENNQNYWTRIWIGVNDMNEEGNFENMLNETVNYTNWASGEPNNAISLYCGLRNGCDCVMIISGKWYDTPCSLFLSYPALCSQRYNITLTTEQTSKPLVHTSTLSTITTTTTDLSTKYQTSEKNTDHLTTKNHITVSQTSEQITSKSTTTDLTTVFQTYEQLATQSTTTDLLPMSQTNEELATQSTTTYQSKVSQTSDQTSTLSSTQLTNMDHTTISQTSVQTFTQPATDSPSILQTSMQTFSRVQSTVGTTLHVNQQRECMCPCSRMKNLVIIKNEAKLLTKIKKMKKELAVNKSSLSSSIRKKTSAVDPRPSASIVGGTISVVIIATVVGLIVLSDLTRVINFCWKTISKRWYEKRKSRVAQKGKV